A single window of Methylocella tundrae DNA harbors:
- the tagH gene encoding type VI secretion system-associated FHA domain protein TagH, which yields MTLILTIENEQSLPNGAPVSVRLTDGRGIDIGRSASIDWSLPDPTRFISGRHCEVRYRDDGYWLNDLSTNGTFLNDSARRIQAPHKLRHGDRLAIGAYVIAVAIETDGEPESDIVDGAEADAAAAEGVAALAPIQPKDAAALDAEIAQAIAIETASDAAPPLQTQPEPQVEATSRTSGSASDFELPPVNRAGAPAPPPFTMIRARGFPSPPAPFRESAERPPEARSFTAPSQEAEGASLVASPPPDAATTSRARSPEAETADAPLLDAQEAEARAWKTPERIAQTKILDEPAGACAESPAADVNAGAAKASSAPAPGLDDFLRSFAKGAGIPEHIFARQDGLKVAEDLGALMRMAVSDLTQLLSARFKAKRFARTSSQTMIQALDNNPLKFAPTADDALKIMFGPRTSGYLDAKRAFEGAFTDLKTHQINTFAAMQQAVRMLVEDLDPKVIEDAAGEDKGLAALFGAHKARLWDLYLARWQAKTLRHEDGLVDAFMLYFAQCYDEAREPK from the coding sequence ATGACGCTGATCCTGACGATCGAGAATGAACAGAGCCTGCCGAATGGGGCTCCGGTGAGCGTCAGGCTGACCGACGGGCGCGGCATCGACATCGGCCGCTCCGCCAGCATCGATTGGTCTCTGCCGGATCCGACGCGTTTCATTTCAGGCAGGCACTGCGAAGTGCGCTATCGCGACGACGGCTACTGGCTGAACGATCTCTCCACCAACGGCACATTCTTGAACGACAGCGCAAGGCGCATCCAGGCGCCCCACAAGCTGCGTCACGGCGACAGGCTCGCCATCGGCGCCTATGTCATCGCGGTGGCCATCGAAACCGACGGCGAGCCGGAAAGCGACATTGTCGACGGCGCGGAGGCCGATGCGGCGGCGGCCGAAGGCGTCGCCGCGCTGGCGCCGATCCAGCCGAAGGACGCAGCCGCGCTCGACGCCGAGATCGCGCAGGCGATCGCGATCGAAACCGCGTCCGACGCCGCCCCGCCGCTGCAAACGCAGCCGGAACCACAGGTCGAGGCGACGAGCCGGACGAGCGGCTCCGCGAGCGACTTTGAGCTTCCTCCCGTCAATCGCGCCGGCGCTCCCGCGCCGCCGCCTTTCACCATGATCAGGGCGCGCGGCTTTCCTTCGCCCCCGGCGCCGTTTCGCGAGAGCGCCGAACGTCCGCCGGAGGCCCGATCCTTCACCGCGCCATCGCAAGAGGCCGAGGGCGCCTCGCTCGTCGCATCTCCTCCGCCAGACGCCGCCACGACCAGCCGCGCCCGATCGCCTGAGGCCGAAACGGCCGATGCGCCGCTCCTTGACGCCCAGGAAGCGGAGGCGCGGGCTTGGAAAACGCCGGAGCGGATCGCGCAAACAAAGATTTTGGACGAACCGGCCGGCGCCTGCGCCGAGAGTCCGGCGGCTGACGTCAATGCCGGCGCGGCGAAAGCCTCATCGGCGCCGGCGCCAGGCCTCGATGATTTTCTACGCAGCTTCGCCAAGGGCGCCGGCATCCCGGAGCATATTTTCGCGCGTCAGGACGGTCTCAAGGTCGCCGAGGATCTTGGCGCCCTGATGCGCATGGCGGTCTCCGATCTCACCCAGCTGCTCAGCGCGCGCTTCAAGGCGAAGCGTTTTGCGCGCACCTCGAGCCAGACAATGATCCAGGCGCTCGACAATAATCCGTTGAAATTCGCGCCAACCGCGGACGACGCCCTGAAAATCATGTTCGGACCGCGCACGAGCGGATATCTTGACGCCAAACGCGCCTTCGAGGGCGCCTTCACCGATCTCAAGACGCATCAGATCAATACTTTCGCCGCGATGCAGCAGGCCGTGCGCATGCTTGTTGAGGACCTCGATCCCAAAGTCATCGAAGACGCCGCCGGAGAGGATAAGGGCCTTGCCGCTTTGTTCGGAGCGCATAAGGCCCGCCTTTGGGACCTCTATCTTGCGCGATGGCAGGCAAAGACCCTGCGCCACGAAGACGGCCTCGTCGATGCTTTCATGCTCTATTTCGCCCAATGCTACGACGAAGCCAGGGAGCCAAAGTGA
- a CDS encoding caspase family protein encodes MQSPLRAAALLLVAIFAMAAMAVAMTGDCAAAERRVALVIGNSAYKNPALAIPNARNDAEDVAAALTALGFDVLLQTDVDLAAASKAIQQFARMSVGADATLFYFAGHAVQYQGHNYLLPIDAEVKDEISLPFETIAVDNIRAVLDRSNGVKIMVLDACRSNPISERLAKLASSSAPVEPGERTRGLERIDRSEGIIVAYATSPGDVALDGQERNSPFTKAFLRRLNEPGLEIEMMFRRIANDVRAATSGRQRPETYVSLVNEYYINQNDRIAWDKIKGTDDPAVLNDFLERFPSSFYAIEAHYRLQTLERAIAEAKERALREAEIARREKELAAEQAAQRLKAEQACASDRAALSAVAPRDADGLRGLAANACDEVKTAAQKRLSDLEATLAAEAAACRRDGDALASLGARDLDGLRALAQSTPCASVKTAAEAKAAAAETVLAKETETCQREAGELKGLIERGDAANLEALRGSAQCPATLAAIPAGLRAIAAAAKAVCDRDGAALAAIPARDAAALRDLVAKTECAPVKATASTRLTDLEALLAREAAQCASEDAELKGLADRNDAARIEALRGRAQCPASVAAADRSLRDIAAAADAACARDNAALNAIAPRDADALRNLTNSTPCAPVKTAAAQRLKDVEAALAHEAELCQRDEAQWKELSPSGSRADVEAFRARAECAPIAAAADRRLAELKTICRDDAAALAAIAPRDAEGLRGFIGKSGCDEVKTAAQDRLAALEASLAHEAELCQRDEAQWKDISAGADGAALTVLRQRVECPGVIAAIDHALADLKTACAREQGALAAIGPNDREAMKAFLAGAVCADVKTAAEAKVAKLEAEEARQEEACRREDVELTALKTQGAEARDKLVEMRRRMSCARLRPDLEAALEQLPPPPVFNSRSQVRSAQAQLQRLGCLAATDSGKLDARTQEGIARYFEAKGDAAPAAEVKVTDEFISRLEAESPSLCTPAALAAPEPSVDRLLRRPKGNVARLPPKEEPRQKALEPRPAKEKAARPAPDEKPARIARPRQPERPQAPAPAQATANRAPAHPASSAPLGVGF; translated from the coding sequence ATGCAAAGTCCGCTCCGCGCCGCCGCCCTGCTGCTTGTCGCTATTTTCGCAATGGCGGCGATGGCGGTCGCGATGACGGGCGATTGCGCCGCCGCGGAGCGTCGCGTCGCGCTTGTGATCGGCAATTCGGCCTACAAGAATCCGGCGCTCGCCATTCCCAACGCCCGCAACGACGCCGAAGACGTCGCCGCCGCGCTGACGGCGCTCGGCTTCGACGTTCTTTTGCAAACCGACGTCGACCTAGCGGCTGCGAGCAAGGCGATCCAGCAGTTCGCGCGCATGTCAGTCGGCGCGGATGCGACGCTGTTCTATTTCGCGGGCCACGCCGTCCAGTATCAGGGGCACAACTATCTTTTGCCGATCGACGCGGAGGTCAAGGACGAGATCAGCCTCCCGTTCGAGACGATCGCCGTCGACAATATCCGCGCCGTCCTCGACCGCTCGAACGGCGTCAAGATCATGGTGCTCGACGCCTGCCGCAGCAACCCCATCTCCGAACGGCTGGCCAAGCTCGCCAGCTCCTCCGCCCCGGTCGAGCCGGGCGAGCGCACGCGGGGACTGGAGCGCATCGACAGGTCGGAGGGCATCATTGTCGCTTATGCGACCTCGCCCGGAGACGTCGCGCTCGACGGTCAGGAGCGCAACAGTCCGTTCACGAAAGCCTTCCTGCGGCGCCTGAACGAGCCTGGCCTCGAGATCGAAATGATGTTTCGCCGCATCGCGAATGACGTCCGCGCCGCGACGAGCGGGCGCCAAAGACCTGAAACCTATGTCTCTCTCGTCAATGAATATTATATCAACCAGAACGACAGAATCGCCTGGGACAAGATCAAGGGAACGGACGATCCGGCCGTCCTCAATGATTTTCTGGAGCGCTTTCCCTCCTCGTTCTACGCGATCGAGGCGCACTACCGCCTGCAGACCCTGGAGCGGGCGATCGCCGAGGCCAAGGAGCGGGCGCTGCGCGAGGCCGAGATCGCCCGGCGGGAAAAAGAGCTCGCCGCCGAACAGGCGGCCCAGCGCCTGAAGGCGGAACAGGCCTGCGCCAGCGATCGCGCCGCCCTTTCCGCCGTCGCGCCGCGCGACGCTGACGGTCTGCGCGGGCTCGCCGCCAATGCGTGCGATGAAGTAAAGACAGCGGCGCAAAAGCGTCTCAGCGATCTCGAAGCTACGCTTGCGGCGGAGGCGGCGGCCTGCCGTCGCGATGGCGACGCGCTCGCCTCTCTGGGGGCGCGTGATCTCGATGGGCTGCGCGCTCTGGCCCAATCAACCCCTTGCGCCAGCGTCAAGACGGCCGCGGAGGCGAAGGCCGCCGCCGCCGAGACGGTTCTCGCCAAGGAGACGGAAACCTGCCAGCGCGAAGCTGGCGAGCTCAAGGGACTGATCGAACGCGGCGACGCCGCCAATCTCGAGGCGCTGCGCGGCAGCGCGCAGTGTCCGGCGACGCTGGCCGCGATCCCCGCGGGCCTGCGCGCGATCGCCGCCGCCGCCAAAGCGGTTTGCGACCGCGACGGCGCGGCGCTCGCCGCCATTCCGGCGCGGGACGCCGCCGCGCTGCGTGACCTTGTGGCGAAAACTGAGTGCGCGCCGGTCAAAGCAACGGCTTCGACCCGTCTCACGGATCTGGAGGCGCTTCTCGCGCGGGAGGCCGCTCAATGCGCGAGCGAGGACGCCGAACTGAAAGGATTGGCCGATCGCAACGACGCGGCCAGGATCGAGGCGCTGCGCGGACGCGCGCAATGCCCGGCGAGCGTCGCCGCGGCTGATCGCAGCCTGCGCGATATCGCCGCCGCGGCGGACGCCGCCTGCGCCCGGGACAACGCCGCGCTGAACGCCATTGCTCCGCGCGACGCCGATGCGTTGCGCAATTTGACGAACAGCACGCCCTGCGCGCCCGTCAAGACGGCCGCCGCCCAGCGGCTTAAAGACGTCGAGGCGGCGCTCGCTCACGAGGCGGAGCTTTGCCAGCGTGACGAGGCGCAATGGAAAGAACTCTCGCCGTCAGGGAGCCGCGCCGACGTCGAGGCGTTTCGCGCCCGTGCCGAATGCGCGCCGATCGCGGCCGCCGCCGACCGCAGACTGGCGGAGCTTAAAACAATATGCCGCGACGACGCAGCGGCTCTCGCCGCCATAGCGCCGCGCGACGCAGAGGGATTGCGCGGATTCATCGGCAAATCGGGCTGCGATGAGGTCAAGACCGCCGCGCAGGACCGCCTTGCCGCGCTGGAGGCGTCCCTCGCGCATGAAGCCGAACTCTGCCAGCGCGATGAGGCGCAGTGGAAAGATATTTCGGCCGGAGCCGACGGCGCGGCGCTGACGGTTTTACGCCAGCGCGTCGAATGTCCCGGCGTCATCGCTGCGATTGATCACGCTCTGGCCGATTTGAAAACCGCCTGCGCGCGCGAACAGGGCGCGCTTGCCGCGATCGGCCCGAACGATCGTGAGGCGATGAAGGCGTTTCTCGCCGGCGCCGTCTGCGCCGACGTCAAGACGGCCGCCGAGGCGAAGGTCGCCAAGCTTGAGGCGGAGGAAGCGCGCCAGGAGGAAGCATGCCGCCGCGAGGATGTCGAATTGACCGCGCTCAAGACGCAAGGCGCGGAGGCGCGGGACAAGCTCGTCGAGATGAGGCGGCGCATGAGCTGCGCGCGGCTGCGCCCCGATCTCGAGGCGGCTCTGGAGCAGCTTCCACCGCCGCCGGTTTTCAATAGCAGAAGTCAGGTCCGCTCGGCGCAGGCGCAGTTGCAGCGTTTGGGATGTCTCGCGGCGACCGACAGCGGCAAGCTCGACGCCAGGACACAAGAAGGCATCGCTCGCTATTTTGAAGCCAAGGGCGACGCCGCGCCCGCCGCCGAGGTCAAGGTGACGGACGAATTCATCAGCAGGCTTGAGGCGGAAAGCCCGAGTCTTTGCACGCCGGCGGCGCTCGCCGCGCCAGAACCCTCGGTTGACAGGCTGCTGCGGCGCCCGAAGGGAAATGTCGCGCGTCTGCCGCCGAAAGAGGAGCCGCGTCAAAAGGCCCTCGAGCCGAGGCCGGCGAAGGAAAAGGCGGCAAGGCCCGCGCCTGATGAAAAGCCCGCCCGGATCGCCAGGCCACGCCAGCCGGAACGGCCGCAGGCGCCCGCGCCGGCGCAGGCGACGGCCAACAGGGCGCCCGCGCATCCGGCCTCCTCGGCCCCGCTCGGCGTCGGGTTTTAG
- the tssL gene encoding type VI secretion system protein TssL, long form: MSDKDRSPGPEERDDRTIFRPMPPQRPAAPARDPAQAPAPEEERTIFRPNPAGRRPQAPADAQAPHPHAAHPASRTAAPAARKAAIEGADLAAPNPNPIMRAAGPLLLLLGRLRAALLRAPGPNLTAQIAGAIEKCDREMAAAGIAPEEANTAKYVLCATADEVLAHLPADERGASARSGLMTRFFGENNGGRRFFDELDRVEKDPRAHYFLLELFYACLALAFQGGRQSAPGGAVDAIRADLFETLHKTGPAPPQSLSPHWQGQPLASHAVRLRVPLWAAAGVVGLVLFGAFLAFRISLSQRAEAAAQSMGALNPLTPVTIGRKVAVAPPPAPPPTPAQASQLEHIRNVLAPNIASGALSVDSSANQIVIRIVDRDLFQPGKSAILDDVKPLMMYIAMALDDDKGAVKVVGHSDNTPISNARFASNFELSLERAKVVGALLKQSLSHPERVETEGKGADAPIASNDTPEGRAKNRRVEIVVPRRD; encoded by the coding sequence ATGAGCGACAAAGATCGGTCCCCGGGCCCGGAAGAGCGTGACGACAGGACGATTTTTCGCCCGATGCCGCCCCAGCGCCCGGCGGCGCCGGCGCGCGATCCGGCCCAGGCGCCGGCGCCCGAGGAGGAGCGCACCATCTTCCGGCCCAACCCGGCAGGCCGCCGCCCGCAGGCGCCCGCCGACGCTCAGGCGCCTCATCCGCACGCCGCGCATCCAGCGTCAAGGACCGCGGCCCCCGCCGCGCGCAAGGCCGCGATTGAGGGCGCGGATCTCGCGGCGCCCAACCCCAACCCGATCATGCGGGCGGCCGGTCCGCTTCTGCTTCTGCTCGGCCGCCTGCGCGCCGCGCTGCTGCGCGCCCCGGGGCCGAACCTGACCGCGCAGATCGCAGGGGCGATCGAAAAATGCGATCGCGAGATGGCCGCCGCGGGGATCGCGCCGGAAGAGGCCAATACCGCCAAATACGTCCTCTGCGCGACCGCCGACGAGGTGCTGGCCCATCTTCCAGCCGATGAACGCGGCGCCTCCGCGCGATCTGGCCTGATGACGCGCTTCTTTGGCGAAAACAATGGCGGGCGCCGTTTCTTCGACGAACTCGACCGCGTCGAGAAAGACCCCCGCGCGCATTATTTCCTGCTCGAATTATTCTACGCTTGTCTCGCCCTCGCCTTTCAGGGCGGGCGTCAGAGCGCGCCGGGCGGCGCCGTCGACGCCATTCGCGCCGACCTCTTTGAGACGCTGCACAAGACCGGGCCGGCGCCGCCCCAAAGTCTGTCGCCCCATTGGCAAGGCCAGCCCCTCGCCAGCCACGCGGTCCGCTTGCGCGTGCCGCTCTGGGCCGCCGCGGGCGTTGTCGGCCTCGTGCTTTTCGGGGCTTTCCTCGCGTTTCGCATCTCGCTTAGTCAGCGGGCCGAAGCCGCGGCGCAGAGCATGGGCGCGCTGAACCCGCTGACGCCGGTCACGATCGGCCGTAAAGTCGCCGTCGCGCCGCCGCCGGCGCCCCCGCCGACGCCGGCCCAGGCCTCGCAGCTCGAACATATCCGCAATGTGCTTGCGCCGAACATTGCCTCCGGCGCGTTGAGCGTCGATTCGAGCGCCAATCAGATCGTCATCCGCATCGTCGACAGGGATCTGTTTCAGCCCGGCAAGTCGGCGATCCTCGACGATGTGAAGCCGTTGATGATGTATATCGCCATGGCGCTCGATGATGATAAAGGCGCGGTCAAGGTCGTCGGCCATTCCGACAATACGCCGATCTCGAACGCGCGCTTTGCTTCGAATTTCGAATTGTCGCTCGAGCGCGCCAAGGTCGTCGGCGCTCTCCTGAAGCAATCCCTGTCGCATCCGGAGCGGGTCGAAACCGAAGGCAAGGGAGCCGATGCGCCGATCGCCTCCAATGACACGCCCGAAGGACGCGCCAAGAACCGGCGGGTTGAAATCGTCGTGCCGCGCAGGGACTGA